Below is a genomic region from Methylobacterium sp. FF17.
CCAGGGTCGCGGCATCGTCCGCGTAGAACGTGGTGACGAGGGAGGCCCCGGCCTTGTAGGCCTGCTCCGTAATGGCGCGGGCAAGCGGAACCGTCTCCAGGGGCGCCGTGATCACGAGCTCCTGCCCGGGCCGAAGCCCGAGGCCGACCTTCACCGCGACTTCGGCGAGGCGGTCCAGCCGTTCGGCGAGCGGTGCTGCCGTCGACGGTGCGACCCCCTGAGCCGTCTGCGCGCTTCCGTCCATCCCGTCTCTCCCAATCCAAGCCTCACGCGCTCAAGATCAGGTCTCGGGACGGCAGGTCAACCCGCGGCGAATCGGACAGGTGGCCGACGCTCCGGATGAAGGCTCAGGCGGCGCGCGACCAGGTGATCTCGCCGAGGTTCTCGCGGAAGGCGAAGCGCAGGAGATGGTCGGAGACCACGTTCTCGAGGCGCGTGAGCGCGGCGGGATCGGGGGTCGCCACCCGCATCAGCAAGGCATCGGGGCCGGCCTCGAAGGTGCAGACCCGGTCCTCGCCGAAGGGCACGCGTCCGGAATCCTCGGTGGCTTCCACCGGGAACTTGTGGCTCCAGTGACGGCAGAGCTGCTTGAGGTAGCGGCTCGCCTCGGCGGTCGGAACGCGTGCCTGGGAAATCGGCATCGAACGGGTCTCCTGCTCGGTCTTCGGTCGCGGCCCGCCCGAGCGGGCCGCCTGGTCGCGACGGCGGCGTTGTCCCCTCATGAGAGATGGGAAGCGTTAAGGCCCGGCTAACTCGCCGCAGCGCACCCAGCCTCTCGTCATTGCGGCTCAATGCCTTCCGTCATCAGCGCAGCCGATTTATGGCGCGCTGCGGTCGACAATTTGACGCGTCTTTGTGCGGCGCACAACAGTAATGCGGCCGCGCGCGAACCAGTTCCGGCTAAATTTTTATTGCGGTCGGCTCAATTGCGGGTGAGCCTGAAATCGTCTCCGCCAAGACCTTGCCGGGATTCAGAATACCCCGGGGGTCGAGGGCCAATTTGAGGCTGCGCATCAGATCGAGGGCGACCGGGTCGGCGTAGCGCGCGAGTTCCTCGCGCTTCAACAGACCGACGCCGTGCTCGGCGGCGATGGACCCGTCGAATTCCTGGACGATGTCGTGGACGATCCGGTTGAAGCGCCCCCACTGATCAAGAAAGGCGGCACGGTCCGTCCCTGGCGGCTGGCTCAGGTTGAAGTGGATGTTGCCGTCGCCGAAATGTCCGAAGGCACAGACCCGCAGGCCCGGCAGCGCGGCCTCGCAAGCCTCCGTCGCCCGGTCGAGGAAGGTGGGCAGGCGCGAGAGGGGCACCGAGACGTCGTGCTTGATCGAGGCGCCCTCGGCCTTCTGCACCTCCGAGAGGCTCTCACGCAGATCCCAGAACGCCCGCGCCTGCGCCTCGCTCGTGGCCATGGCGGCGTCCTCCACGAGGTGCTCGGAATGCGCCCGGTCGAGCATTCCTTCCAGCGCCCCGGCGGCATCCGTGCCCGGCCGGGTGCTGGAGAGTTCCACCAGCGCGTAGGCCGCGTGCGTCCCGGCGAGGGGCCGGCGCGCACCGGCCCGGTGACGCAGAACGATCTCCAGCCCGAACGGGGCAATGTACTCGAACGCGGTGAGCGTCGCGCCGGCCTCCGCCCGCAGCCTCTCGAACAAGGCGAGGGCGCCCTCGGTCGAAGCGAGGCCGACGAAGGCCACGGCGCGGGACAGGGGCCGGGGATGGAGTTTCAGCACCGCCGCCGTAATGAGGCCGAGCGTGCCTTCCGAGCCGAGGAAGAGATGCTTGAGGTCGTAGCCCGCATTGTCCTTGCGCAGGCCCTTGAGCCCGTTCCAGACTCGGCCATCAGCCAGCACCACCTCGAGGCCGAGGACGAGGTCGCGTGCGTTGCCGTAGGCCAGCACCGCCGTCCCGCCCGCGTTGGTGGAAAGATTGCCACCGATGCGGCAGGACCCTTCGGAGGCGAGCGAAAGCGGGAACAGCATCCCGGCCGCCGCGGCCGCCGCCTGCACATCCGCCAGCACCATACCGGCCTCCACCGTGATGCTGGCATTGACCGGATCGACCGCGCGCAGGCGCGTGAGCCGCGCCATCGAGATCACGATGCCGCCCTGCGGGAGCCCGCCGCCGACATGGCCGGTATTGCCGCCCTGCGCGACCACGGACACGCCAGCCTCTGCGCAGGCCCGCACCGTGAAGGCGACCTCGGCCGTGTCGGCCGGCCGCACCACCGCCAGGGCGTGCCCCCGGCGCAGGCCCCGCGTCTCGGCGAGATGGGGGGCGAGATCGGCCGCGTCGGTGAGGACGTGAGGGGCCCCGAGCCGTTCGGCCAGGCGGGCGAGCAGAGGGGAGGGGTTCGTCACGGATACGTCTCGCGCGCCGGCGGGATGGCGCAGCCCGGCCTGACCCCTATGATAGGATGGGGAGGCCGCCCTGTGCAGGGCGAGCGACGGGTCGCCGCGCCATATCTCCCAGCAGCCCATCTCCCGAGGTTGGAACCCCATGCTGTCCGTGATCCCGAACCCGCCCCGCATCGCCCTGCCGATCGTCGGCAGCGACGACCTGTTCCCAGTCCGGCGGGTCTACTGTGTCGGCCGCAACTACGCGGCCCATGCCCGCGAGATGGGCAAGGACCCCGACCGCGAGCCGCCGTTCTTCTTCATGAAACCAGCCGACGCCTTGCAGATCGTGGCCGGAGAGGCGACCGCCGATCATCCCTACCCGCCGCGCACCGAGAACTACCATTTCGAGGTGGAGATGGTGGCGGCGCTGGGCCTCGGCGGCCGCGACATCGCGGAGGCGCAGGCCATCCATCACGTCTACGGCTACGCGGTCGGTCTCGACATGACCCGGCGCGATGTGCAGGACGAGGCCAAACGCCTCGCGCGGCCCTGGGATCTTGCTAAATCTGCCGATGCTTCGGCCCCGATCGGCCCCCTGCATCCGGCCTCCGCCATCGGCCACCCGACCCGTGGCGCCATCACGCTGGCGGTGGATTCGGGCGAGCGTCAGCGCGGCGACCTCTCGGAGATGATCTGGTCGATCCCGGAGCAGATCGCGTTGCTCTCGACCTATTTCGAACTGCAGCCGGGCGACCTCATCTTTACCGGCACGCCGTCCGGCGTCGGCGCGGTCCAGCGGGGTGAGACCATGACGGCCGCCGTCGAGGGCCTGGGCGCCATCCGCCTCCGCGTGGTCTGACCGGATGATCCTCGATCACCCCTGGGCGATGCGGCTGTTCCACCTCGGCGCGCTGGCGACGCGCGGCATGACCCTCGGCGTGCGTGGGGCCGCCATCGATGCCGCCGGCCGGGTCTGTCTCGTGCGCCACACCTACGTCTCCGGCTGGCACCTGCCGGGCGGCGGCATCGAGGCGGGAGAGAATGCCGCGGAGGCCATGATCCGCGAGTTCCGCGAGGAGGCCGAGATTCTCGTCG
It encodes:
- a CDS encoding DUF2218 domain-containing protein gives rise to the protein MPISQARVPTAEASRYLKQLCRHWSHKFPVEATEDSGRVPFGEDRVCTFEAGPDALLMRVATPDPAALTRLENVVSDHLLRFAFRENLGEITWSRAA
- a CDS encoding FAD-binding oxidoreductase translates to MTNPSPLLARLAERLGAPHVLTDAADLAPHLAETRGLRRGHALAVVRPADTAEVAFTVRACAEAGVSVVAQGGNTGHVGGGLPQGGIVISMARLTRLRAVDPVNASITVEAGMVLADVQAAAAAAGMLFPLSLASEGSCRIGGNLSTNAGGTAVLAYGNARDLVLGLEVVLADGRVWNGLKGLRKDNAGYDLKHLFLGSEGTLGLITAAVLKLHPRPLSRAVAFVGLASTEGALALFERLRAEAGATLTAFEYIAPFGLEIVLRHRAGARRPLAGTHAAYALVELSSTRPGTDAAGALEGMLDRAHSEHLVEDAAMATSEAQARAFWDLRESLSEVQKAEGASIKHDVSVPLSRLPTFLDRATEACEAALPGLRVCAFGHFGDGNIHFNLSQPPGTDRAAFLDQWGRFNRIVHDIVQEFDGSIAAEHGVGLLKREELARYADPVALDLMRSLKLALDPRGILNPGKVLAETISGSPAIEPTAIKI
- a CDS encoding fumarylacetoacetate hydrolase family protein is translated as MLSVIPNPPRIALPIVGSDDLFPVRRVYCVGRNYAAHAREMGKDPDREPPFFFMKPADALQIVAGEATADHPYPPRTENYHFEVEMVAALGLGGRDIAEAQAIHHVYGYAVGLDMTRRDVQDEAKRLARPWDLAKSADASAPIGPLHPASAIGHPTRGAITLAVDSGERQRGDLSEMIWSIPEQIALLSTYFELQPGDLIFTGTPSGVGAVQRGETMTAAVEGLGAIRLRVV